One genomic window of Solanum dulcamara chromosome 12, daSolDulc1.2, whole genome shotgun sequence includes the following:
- the LOC129877170 gene encoding jasmonate-induced oxygenase 4: METLRVQLLAEKGETSIPSQYVQPPETRPQIEKPNVKVGVSVIDLKSRTNLLDEVKKACKEWGAFQVINHKVPINLLDDMRRVGRSFFEDRKMEEKLRYSCDSASPASEGYGSRMLVASNDTVLDWRDYFDHHTLPLSRRNPSHWPDSPADYRKVVAEYSDHMKALAQELLGLVSESLGMTCQCIENVVGEFYQNITISYYPPCPQPELTLGLQSHSDFGAITLLIQDDVGGLEVFNNGEWVSVNPISSAICVILADQTEIITNGEYRSAQHRAVTNAGRSRLSVATFHDPAKTRQISPAFHPPRYHPVIYGDYVSSWYTKGPEGKRNLDALLI, encoded by the exons ATGGAGACTCTGAGAGTACAATTATTGGCCGAAAAAGGTGAGACCTCAATACCATCACAGTACGTACAACCACCGGAAACCAGACCACAAATAGAAAAACCTAATGTAAAGGTAGGAGTATCAGTAATCGATCTCAAGTCACGAACGAACCTTCTCGATGAAGTGAAGAAAGCGTGCAAAGAATGGGGAGCATTTCAAGTGATAAACCATAAGGTTCCGATTAATTTGTTGGATGATATGAGGCGAGTTGGTCGCAGCTTTTTTGAAGATCGTAAAATGGAAGAGAAACTTAGGTATTCTTGCGATTCTGCTTCTCCTGCTTCTGAAGGATATGGCAGTCGCATGCTTGTAGCATCAAATGACACGGTTTTGGATTGGAGAGATTATTTCGATCACCACACTTTGCCTTTATCTCGTCGCAATCCTTCTCATTGGCCTGACTCTCCGGCCGATTACAG AAAAGTTGTGGCAGAATATAGCGATCACATGAAAGCCCTTGCACAGGAACTTCTTGGTTTAGTATCTGAGAGTCTAGGCATGACATGTCAATGCATAGAAAATGTTGTTGGGGAGTTTTACCAGAATATCACTATTAGTTACTATCCACCCTGCCCTCAACCGGAGCTTACACTTGGACTGCAATCACATTCTGACTTTGGTGCTATTACTCTTCTCATCCAAGATGACGTGGGAGGTCTTGAGGTTTTCAACAATGGAGAATGGGTTTCGGTAAATCCAATTTCAAGTGCTATCTGTGTGATCTTAGCAGACCAAACTGAG ATCATAACTAATGGTGAGTACAGAAGTGCTCAACACCGGGCAGTGACGAATGCTGGAAGATCCAGACTTTCTGTTGCCACATTCCATGACCCTGCCAAGACCAGGCAAATTTCTCCAGCCTTCCATCCGCCTAGATATCACCCGGTGATTTATGGCGACTATGTATCGTCATGGTACACTAAAGGGCCAGAAGGGAAGAGGAACCTTGATGCACTTCTAATTTAA